A portion of the Streptomyces sp. NBC_01335 genome contains these proteins:
- a CDS encoding J domain-containing protein, with product MTDEAAGVDTTRNDDDRQSPDQVQDLGSPGGEPTAEGEASDAGPSGTPSAAPAGTTAGTSSGTHSETCPGTPSGASEASSGEDAVSGAEETATRPEARLAKAVQAAEQALIEFEIAVETFRVEVENFSRLHHQKLGPMYARLDELDALIAEATAARTGDPEDARKAREKRAAVMPMPGVEELFHGWMDSDGLYPEAVAMLTEQTVQPPKRVRPSDEARKLYRELARKAHPDLARDEADRQRRDEFIARVNAAYGRGDVPLMRELADEWAADPVRPPVLLSESEELYARLEWLSRRKELLTVLAQELEQSAIGSMLRMAPDDPDQLLVDIADQLLGEVSRREAELAELVQ from the coding sequence GTGACCGACGAAGCCGCCGGGGTGGACACCACCCGGAACGACGATGACCGGCAGAGCCCCGACCAGGTCCAGGACCTGGGGAGTCCGGGCGGCGAACCCACCGCGGAAGGGGAAGCGTCCGATGCGGGGCCTTCCGGAACGCCTTCTGCGGCTCCTGCCGGAACGACTGCCGGAACCTCTTCCGGAACGCACTCCGAGACCTGTCCCGGAACTCCTTCCGGGGCTTCCGAAGCTTCCTCCGGGGAGGACGCGGTGTCCGGCGCGGAGGAGACCGCCACGCGGCCGGAGGCACGGCTCGCCAAGGCCGTTCAGGCGGCCGAGCAGGCGCTGATCGAGTTCGAGATCGCGGTGGAGACCTTCCGGGTCGAGGTGGAGAACTTCTCCCGGCTGCACCACCAGAAGCTCGGTCCGATGTACGCCCGCCTCGACGAGCTGGACGCGCTCATCGCGGAGGCCACGGCCGCCCGCACCGGTGACCCGGAGGACGCTCGCAAGGCCCGGGAGAAGCGTGCCGCCGTCATGCCGATGCCGGGGGTGGAGGAGCTGTTCCACGGCTGGATGGATTCGGACGGGCTCTACCCCGAGGCCGTCGCCATGCTCACCGAGCAGACGGTTCAGCCGCCGAAGCGGGTTCGGCCCAGCGACGAGGCCCGCAAGCTCTACCGCGAGCTGGCCCGCAAGGCCCACCCCGACCTGGCGCGGGACGAGGCCGACCGGCAGCGGCGGGACGAGTTCATCGCCCGGGTCAACGCGGCGTACGGCCGGGGCGACGTGCCGTTGATGCGGGAGCTCGCCGACGAGTGGGCGGCGGACCCGGTGCGCCCGCCGGTGCTGCTGAGCGAGAGCGAGGAGCTCTACGCCCGGCTGGAGTGGCTCAGCCGGCGCAAGGAACTGCTGACGGTGCTGGCACAGGAGCTGGAGCAGAGCGCGATCGGCTCGATGCTGCGGATGGCGCCGGACGACCCGGACCAGCTGCTGGTGGACATCGCCGACCAGTTGCTGGGCGAGGTGTCCCGGCGGGAAGCGGAGCTCGCGGAGCTGGTGCAGTAG
- a CDS encoding rhodanese-like domain-containing protein, producing the protein MNFAPLPSVDVAAVPSDGFVLDVRENDEWAAGHVESALHIPMSDFVGRFGELTEAAEDGRRVHVMCRVGGRSAQVTQYLVQQGIDAVNIEGGMLAWDGAGRPMVADGGASPFVL; encoded by the coding sequence ATGAATTTCGCCCCGCTGCCCTCGGTGGACGTCGCTGCGGTGCCGTCGGACGGCTTCGTGCTCGACGTCCGTGAGAACGACGAGTGGGCTGCCGGTCATGTCGAGAGCGCCCTGCACATCCCGATGAGCGACTTCGTCGGCCGCTTCGGCGAGCTGACGGAGGCGGCCGAGGACGGCCGCCGCGTGCACGTGATGTGCCGCGTCGGCGGGCGGTCCGCACAGGTCACCCAGTACCTCGTCCAGCAGGGCATCGACGCGGTGAACATCGAGGGCGGCATGCTCGCCTGGGACGGCGCCGGCCGTCCGATGGTCGCGGACGGCGGCGCGTCGCCCTTCGTCCTCTGA